Genomic window (Fibrobacter sp. UWH6):
CAATTCGCAAGCCCGTATTTGTATGCGGGGAATGGAGTGAATCCCGTGAATGGGGTGGATGATGATGGGAAAGCCTTTAATCCTTTTGGTTTGTTGGTTGGTGTTGGGACAGGTGTTGCTGCATCGTGGGATGCTCAGGCTGAATATAGGCGAGTTAGTGGAGAGAATTACAATCCCGTGACAGAAACTATTGTAGGCGTGGTTACGTATGGCGCCTATGTTGCTGCCGGAGCTGTGGGTATCAATGGAGGTCTTCTTAAGGCTACACTTTTAGGTGGTCTTGTTGGAGGATTAACTAGTGGTGGCTCAACGGCATTTGCTGAAATTCTAGGGTCAGAAAAACTTGAAGGTTTTGATGGAGATAAAGTTGCTGAAGATTTTACTAAAGGGTTCGTGACAACTGCGTTCGGAGCAATGATGGGCGCTGGTGCTACAGAATTATTGGGTGGAGCTGCTCCTGCGGGCTATGTTGCTCCTTCCTCTGCGGAAGCTATCGGTGGTGCTGTTGGTGGTGCTGCTGGATTCGTTCTTGACCAATGTACAACGTCAGAATGGAATAAGGAATTTGCCGAATGATTTATTTTATTGCAAGTATTCCTTTTACTGTTGTGTTTCAAATACATGTTTCGGCGTTGAATAAAACTAAAAATCGTAAGTTTTGGCATTTTTTTTTACAAATACTAGTAGGCCCCGTTTTTTGTTTTTCTTTTTTTGGTCCAGCATTTTTAGGAGCTTGTATGAACGATTCCAGAATTGCTGAAGGAATTAGTATTTACACAACTTCTTTAGTTTTTCTATTTAATATGTCTAGATTTTTTTATGAATTAGTTCGATATGGGAAGGAAAATGAAAAGAAATAATTGGGTTGAATATTGATTAGTATTTTTTTGGTGCACCCCTTAAATGTATCCGTTGTCCTTTTTTAAGCAACAAGTTGCTAATTGCTGTCCGCCATTTGGCGAGCAGGTGGACTTGATGGAACCCGCCGATAAGGTGACGGAAACGTTTACAGGCAAGGAACGCGACGACGAAACCGAGCTGAACTACTTCGGCGCAAGATATCTCGACCCCATGCTCGGATTGTGGGTGAGTGTGGATCCGGCTCGTCAGTTTGCTAGTCCGTATCTGTATGCGGGGAATGGAGTGAATCCGATTTCAAGTGTTGACAATAAGGGCAATTATATGGTAAGGCAACGAGGGGGATCTTATAAGATTCGTCCAATGAGCTATAGCGAAGCTACTGTCGGATGGGTGATAAGAGACTTTGCTGTTGCTGCAGCTTCCATTGTTGGTGCATATCTTTTGACAACAGGTACGGCAGCAGCTGCTTTTGTTGGAGGATCGACTGCTTTATATGGCGCTACAAAAGGATTTGTTACAGGGGGAACAAATCGACTTGGTGGAGCTTCTATTGGAATAGGAGAAGCCGGAGTTCAGCATGTTACGGAAAGAATTATTATTGAAGGATCAGCAGCTGTTGGAAAGACAATGGCCGTCGGCTTAAATGCTTTTGATGCCTTGCTTGGTGCTTCAGATTTGTATTCAAAAGCCGATGATGAAGCTTTTATTGAAGATTTTAACAACAGCTTCGCAAATTGTAACAATGGAGGAGATTGTAATTCATTCCCGACACAACGTGCTGCAGAAGAGTTTGCGGAAGGTCTTGGCGGTGGTAGGGTTGATGTTGGTGACATTATAGTTGAAAAAGAGTGATTTGATATGAAAAGGTGTATCTTATATATTTTGGCATATGTCTTTTTTTCGGTAACGTACATTCTCATCTTTGATCCATGTCCAAAGATTTGTGTTTGGTCTTTTGTTCCGCCGTTTTTCTTTTGGTTGATATTTGTGTTGATGCATTCTCATGGTTGGAAAACAAATGCAGATGTTGTATCGGCACAAATGAAAAGTGGAACATTATTTGATTACGAACATGATGATGAGTTTGACAGAGCTTTGATGAATAAACCTCGTGATGAGAAATTCATTTTAATGGATAAGTATTTAAATCATGATTTTATTCATAATCCTGAGGATGATTTGTTTGATGAAAATATGAAAAAATTAAAGGTGAATAAAAAAGATTCAGAAACAACAATGGTCAAGCGTAATACTCTTAAGGAAAAACCATAACTATCACTACAAACAAGGGTCGCGCCTTCATTGGTGCGGCCTTTTAAAATTACAAGAATGTCCTAGGGTTACAGTGCCTTGATTACAGCAGTTCCTGAACCCAATTGGGCAATATCTCGGCGTACTGCTTATACAAGGCTCCGTCAACCATTCTGCAAATCAGCTTAGGCAACTGATTGTCGACGGAATTGTCGTAGATGTAAGCTCTGTCTACTATGGAGATTGCGACGGCAGCATTCGCTAGTGACTTGTAGTAGCGGGTCACGATTTTAGAAATAGGGACTTCGTGGCCGCCTGTGAGGAAACGGTTTGTTACACGAAGAACGTTAATTGACGGCTTTTCTGTGCATACAAAGAAAAATCGTATGAAGAATCCTGCGTCTTTTGCCTTGCGTATGAATTCAAGCTTCTCGTCTGAGGAAAAAACGGTCTCAAAGACGAAGTTTTTCTTTTCTTCAAGGCATTTGTAGCGAAGTTCGGTAGAATGCTGAGCTGCTTTTAGCACTGCTTCGGGGGAATTCCAGTTTCCGAACATTTCTTGGGCGATGTTGTCCGGGTTGATATAGACGCTATCGGCTGCCCATTCATTTTCCAGCAACTGAATGGTCGTAGTAGTCTTTCCGGAACCGTTTGGACCGGCAACAATGCATAGTGTCGGTTTCTTTTCGCTCATAGCAAACCAAGACGTGATTTTTTCTGGGCGATATTTGAAGCGACTTCTGCACGCATACGATCCATAGCCTCTTCTGCCTTGCGGGAGGATTCACGTGCTGCTGCACCGACCTTTTCCATAAGGGCTTCCAGCATTTCGTCGGAAGGCTCCTCCATGGATGATAGCCTGTATTTTTTCAATTCTTCGTCTGCCATGTCTGTAAATATATGAAAAAAATGTGATGAGTTAATACGTCGTTTTGTCCAAATCCCTGAAAATTTCCTGTGATTGGAGAGGAATGCCGGTGGAGTTCAGGATGGAAAGTAAGTCGCGTACGACGGTTCCGGCAGGTGATTATGCAGCCAAAATTTCTCCGTTCTTGTAGCACGCGTCGATATATTCTCGAGATTGGTAAAACAAGTCGGAATTGTAGTTTGAAATCTTTGCCGCAAGCCAGGACCTGAAAATTTCTTTGATTCCAGAAATGGAGTCTTTTTGAGCAAAGTTGTCTTCTACAAGACGTGCGAAGACATCCCCGATGTCCCAATAGTCGGGCACTGTGTATTTGCAGCTGGCTATATTGTCAAATGATCCCAATGGTATGTTGTTCCTGACAATAAAGTCGTCGGCCACTTTTTCGATGGGTTCGCAGTGAAATACATCTTGATAATTGTAAATTCGGTCGACATCTTTTCCGAGTAGTTCAACAACACGAGATCGCTCGTTCTTCGTTATTCGTCCAATGTACTCAATGAGGCTGCATGTATAGAATAAAGCTGTATTCTTAATCATGAACTTCCCTCGCTGTTACAAAGGTCAATGAACTAATTGCGTTCTGGGTGCTAAAGCAAATCTGGTGTGTTGTAACGTCGTAATCGTGTTTGACGCCTTGTCTGCAGGCGACGATAAAGTCCAACCATTCGTCGGTCATCTTTTCAAATCTTAGAATATTTAGAGAAGGGTCTTCTTTATAATCATGGACGTTCACAAAGCCTTCACCAAATCGAGTCGCCCATCGGATCGCCTGTTGTTCGATGGAAGTGCAGTAAAAACCGAAATAAAAGTCTTTGTTGTACTTTGAGACTCTTACTTCTGGATGCTCAACAATTTGTGTACTTCCATGGAAAATCTGCATAACCCCAATATAGATAAAATTTTTTGTAAAAATTCGTCAGTCAGATCTTGTTTCATGACATAAAATCGTTCAAAAGATAGGTGTTTAGTGAATTTTTGAACGCACTATTCACAAACGCATGAAAATTTCCTATGATTGGAGAGGAATGCCGGTGGAGTTCAGGATGGAAAGCACACGAGTTTGCAGTATTGGCAATATGGACGCTGGAGACGTCAACATGCCGCAGGGCCTGGGCCGCTACATGCCCGAGGACGCCTCGGCACCAGTAGTGCCATCGACGACTCTCGACGAAAATGGAAAGCCGACCGACTGGAGCATATTCAATCCTAAATTCGAATGGTATCTCAAGAACCACCGTGGTGGCCATGCGCAGTTGTCTATAAACTTATATGCAGAATGCAATCTGTTTATCCATCATAAAGTTTAGGGCTCGTTTGGACGAGCTTGCTTTGAACCGCCATTAAGTTATGCTGATTCTATTATTCGTGGT
Coding sequences:
- a CDS encoding DUF3990 domain-containing protein codes for the protein MQIFHGSTQIVEHPEVRVSKYNKDFYFGFYCTSIEQQAIRWATRFGEGFVNVHDYKEDPSLNILRFEKMTDEWLDFIVACRQGVKHDYDVTTHQICFSTQNAISSLTFVTAREVHD
- a CDS encoding RHS repeat-associated core domain-containing protein yields the protein MYPLSFFKQQVANCCPPFGEQVDLMEPADKVTETFTGKERDDETELNYFGARYLDPMLGLWVSVDPARQFASPYLYAGNGVNPISSVDNKGNYMVRQRGGSYKIRPMSYSEATVGWVIRDFAVAAASIVGAYLLTTGTAAAAFVGGSTALYGATKGFVTGGTNRLGGASIGIGEAGVQHVTERIIIEGSAAVGKTMAVGLNAFDALLGASDLYSKADDEAFIEDFNNSFANCNNGGDCNSFPTQRAAEEFAEGLGGGRVDVGDIIVEKE
- a CDS encoding zeta toxin family protein — its product is MSEKKPTLCIVAGPNGSGKTTTTIQLLENEWAADSVYINPDNIAQEMFGNWNSPEAVLKAAQHSTELRYKCLEEKKNFVFETVFSSDEKLEFIRKAKDAGFFIRFFFVCTEKPSINVLRVTNRFLTGGHEVPISKIVTRYYKSLANAAVAISIVDRAYIYDNSVDNQLPKLICRMVDGALYKQYAEILPNWVQELL